In one window of Nicotiana tabacum cultivar K326 chromosome 12, ASM71507v2, whole genome shotgun sequence DNA:
- the LOC107828519 gene encoding E3 ubiquitin-protein ligase RING1-like, which yields MSTTTTATPPQHHHTFWCHECDMSVFLLHLPSTDPPRCPHCHSDFLEQMDSFTPTLLPQFPNQPDSNPNLEDLISTDLNTATNFTPSDDNFLLDSPYLHRLIHHLTTANDAPIPNRQHSPASKAAMEALEGIKISSLMLENDPVIPCPVCKDNFLLDMEVKMLPCKHMYHSDCILPWLEVNNSCPVCRFKLPTEEEDDEECIRRRERFLGAMRLGEILAEEEDLFGFRRTLRRVARRHQLDGGESTIGQAGQGVGVVARANSVETVSSWPSWPVENGSDGDEVGGSDNRLGGGQGDTTVVRS from the coding sequence ATGTCCACCACTACAACCGCAACTCCACCACAGCACCACCACACTTTCTGGTGTCACGAGTGCGACATGAGCGTCTTCCTCCTCCACCTACCCTCTACTGATCCTCCTCGTTGTCCTCACTGCCATTCCGATTTCCTCGAGCAAATGGACTCTTTTACCCCTACCCTTCTTCCTCAATTCCCAAATCAACCTGATTCTAACCCTAACCTTGAAGACCTCATATCCACGGACCTCAACACCGCGACCAATTTCACTCCCTCCGACGATAACTTCCTCCTTGACAGTCCTTATCTCCACCGTCTAATCCACCATCTCACCACCGCTAACGACGCTCCCATTCCCAATCGTCAGCACAGCCCGGCTTCTAAAGCTGCCATGGAGGCACTTGAGGGAATAAAAATTAGCTCATTGATGCTTGAGAATGATCCGGTTATTCCTTGTCCGGTCTGCAAGGACAACTTTTTACTGGACATGGAAGTGAAAATGTTGCCTTGCAAACACATGTATCATTCGGATTGTATTTTGCCGTGGTTAGAAGTGAATAATTCGTGTCCAGTTTGTAGGTTTAAGTTGCCGACTGAGGAGGAGGATGATGAGGAATGCATTAGACGACGCGAGAGGTTTCTTGGGGCAATGAGGCTTGGAGAGATATTGGCCGAGGAAGAGGATTTGTTTGGGTTTAGGCGTACGCTTAGGCGTGTTGCCAGGAGGCATCAGCTGGACGGGGGAGAGAGTACAATTGGCCAGGCAGGTCAAGGAGTTGGGGTTGTGGCTAGGGCGAATAGCGTGGAGACTGTGTCGAGTTGGCCGAGTTGGCCAGTGGAAAATGGGAGTGATGGTGATGAAGTAGGTGGGAGTGATAATAGACTTGGTGGTGGTCAAGGGGATACTACTGTCGTCAGGTCTTGA